GTAATTATGCAAATGCTGTTTAAAAGCCTTTAGCATAACCTCATCGTTTGCGCTAAAGCATTCAGGGCTTACGTTAAAGGTTAGTTTTGGCATTTAAGCCCCCATTCTTTGCAAGTAATCGTCTAACTCGCTTTTGTTAAAAAGTATCGTTCTATCCGATAGCCTCTTAGGCTTTGGAAACTCTGCCTTTTTAGTAAATCGCCAAAGTGTAGATATTGAGATGTTAAGATACGCCGCCGCCTCTTTTGGTGCTAAATTTGGTTTGTCAAAGCATATTTTTTTAGCTTTCATAGTAATCCTTTATGATGTCATTTAATATTTAAAGCTAGCTGGTAAATATGAGTGAATTATGGCACTGGAATTTGAATTAGTTATTGCAGTTTTTAAAATAGTGAGCTTTAAAAACTGCAAATTTTATTTTGAGTTCAAAAAAATATCTACTGAATTTTTGAGGGCTGATAAAAAATATTTTTTCATAGATGTTTTTGCTAAGCAGTATTTTTCGCAAAAATTAAATAATTCTAATTGATAATATTTCGTTATTGTGTTTATGTCCTGGTGCTCTATCATAACTTTCGATGAGACAATATTTCTATCAAGCTGAATTTGCATTAAAGAATTGACAAGTTCAAGTTCGCGTATCAAGCAATCTATGTTAAGCTTATTGTATTTTACTGTAAATTTTTGCGCGTTGTCTATTTGGAAAAACAATGATATTCTCTCATCTTTTAAATATTCTATCAAATCAAGAATTTGTTTTTGTCTATTGGATAATTCTTTTATTTCGTCTTTTAATATGTTTCTAAAATTTGTTTTTACATCAAGATAGCCATCAAGAAAACTTTCAATTATTCTCCTTATTTCATAAAGTGCTACATAATGTTGGTCTTGAGGAATTTTATTTAAAAAAGTAGTTAATTCACAATATTTGCTATTATTAATAAAAATATCTGTTATCTCTGATATACAGCCTCTTTTTGTAAGTCTTGGGAAGCTATCAATATCTAACCTTGACGCATCTAATGTTATTTGTTCTCCGATTTTAGAATTTTCTATTTTCTCAGCTTCCAAAAGATGAAATAATTTCAGGTTAAAATCCATCTCTACCCCTTTACCTCATCTAAATAATTACTCCACCATTGCATAAGTCTAGCTCTATCCTCTAGCCTTTGGCTTCTGTCATAAATTGCCTTAACCGTGTTACGCTCTCTATGGTCTAAACATAGCTCTATTACTTCGCTGTCTAGCCCGTGAGCCTTGATATTTTCATTTAATAGCGTGCTTGCTGTCGTTCGTAAGCCGTGAAATACCATATCATCGCCAAAACCTAAGCGTTTAATCGCATAATTAAGCGTGTTTTCACTTAAAGGCTTGGTGTTTGTTACATCGCTCGGAAAAACATACTCGCTCTTTAAGCCCAAAAGCTCTTTTTGAGTATGCAAAATCTTTTTTACTTGCTTACTTATCGGCATAATAAATTCATTTCTTAACTTCATCTCTTTAGCGGGGAATATGATGAGGTCTTTATCAAAATCCACATATTGCCACTTAAGCCTTCTAACGTTTGCACTGCGTAAAAATGTATGAATACCGAATATTAAAGCCTGCTTTGTGCTATTTGAGCCTTGATAATCATCAAAAGCCCTCAAAAGCTCTTTTAGCTTGTCCGTATCTGTAATGGCTTTAAAATTGTTAGTCTTTGATAGTTTAAAAGTATCGGCAAATATGATATTTCTTGCGGGGTTATTATCTATGTAGCCTTTACTCACTGCATAATCCATAATTTTACGCATAAGGTAAAAAGCTCGCTTTGATGTGTCGTGGCTTAAGCCCCTTTTAGCTTCTTTGTCTTGTATTTTTTCTATCGCATTTGATAGGTCTAGCCTTGTGAGTGTCTTAATATCCTTATCCTTTAATAGCGGATAGAGATGATTATTAATGCGCCCTATCTGCTTATCAAGGCTTGCTAGTTCCTTGCTTTGTTCTTTTTTTATCCATTGTTCGGCTAGGTCTTTAAACGTGATAGCCTGATTTTTTTCAGGGTTTATGTCCTCGCCTCGCTCTCTCATGGTGGTTAGCTCGTTCGCTTTGGTTCTTGCTTCGGCTAGGCTTATGCTTGGATATTTACCGATAACTATTTGATTTATCTTGCGTTTTGGGTCGCCTTTATCTGCATAGCGATAGTAAAAGGTCTTAGACAGCCCTTTTTTAGTATCGGTTATATACACGTATAAAAATTCAGTTGCGATGTCTTTTAACCACTCTCTACTTTTACCTTTAGAGAGATTATATTTTTTTAACTCCAGTTCTTTAACAAATTTTCCCATCGTTTGCCCTTACGATTTGGTATCATTACCTTACCTAAAAGCTCGTATTTTCAATAAAATAATCAAAAATAACATATTCAATTAGCTTTTTAGCTCCCATTTTTAGGGGTAAATTTTAACTATTTTTATCTTTTTGAATATGTTAAAAAATCTTTAGCTATTCTTGACATATTCAAAAACATATTCAAAACTTTGAAATTGAGTGAAATTGAATGATAACGTATGATTGCTTAAACTATCTCAAAACCCCGTATTTTAGGGGCTTTTTGAAGCTTTATGATAACGAGTAAAAATGATAAATGGTGGAGTTAAGCGGGATCGAACCGCCGACCTCTTGAATGCCATTCAAGCGCTCTCCCAGCTGAGCTATAACCCCAAAAGTGTTTTGAGATTATATACACATTTTACTTACAATAAATTTAATTTTTTTAACAAAATAAAATATTTTTTTAAGCATAGTTGGGATAGAATTACACTTTTAAAATGCGGGAATAGCTCAGGGGTAGAGCACAACCTTGCCAAGGTTGGGGTCGCGAGTTCGAATCTCGTTTCCCGCTCCATCAATTTTTTAAAATTTATGCCCGGGTGGCGGAATGGTAGACGCAAGGGACTTAAAATCCCTCGGTAATTTTTACTGTACCGGTTCAAGTCCGGTCCCGGGCACCATAAGCTAAGGGCGACATGGCCAAGTGGTAAGGCAGAAGCCTGCAAAGCTTTTACCCCCGGTTCGAATCCGGGTGTCGCCTCCAAACGACATAAGGAGAAAATATGCGTTATCTTTTAGTTCTTTTATCTGCAGTATTTTTGATGGCTGGTTGCTCAAACACATGGAGTGGCGTTAAACAAGACACAAACAATGCAGTGGAGTGGTCAAAAGAAAAAGTAAACGAAGGTGCTACTTACGTCAAGGAAAAAACTGAATAACTATAGCGATTTTAAGAAAAATTAGCTATAATTA
This Campylobacter sp. RM16189 DNA region includes the following protein-coding sequences:
- a CDS encoding helix-turn-helix domain-containing protein encodes the protein MKAKKICFDKPNLAPKEAAAYLNISISTLWRFTKKAEFPKPKRLSDRTILFNKSELDDYLQRMGA
- a CDS encoding site-specific integrase, giving the protein MGKFVKELELKKYNLSKGKSREWLKDIATEFLYVYITDTKKGLSKTFYYRYADKGDPKRKINQIVIGKYPSISLAEARTKANELTTMRERGEDINPEKNQAITFKDLAEQWIKKEQSKELASLDKQIGRINNHLYPLLKDKDIKTLTRLDLSNAIEKIQDKEAKRGLSHDTSKRAFYLMRKIMDYAVSKGYIDNNPARNIIFADTFKLSKTNNFKAITDTDKLKELLRAFDDYQGSNSTKQALIFGIHTFLRSANVRRLKWQYVDFDKDLIIFPAKEMKLRNEFIMPISKQVKKILHTQKELLGLKSEYVFPSDVTNTKPLSENTLNYAIKRLGFGDDMVFHGLRTTASTLLNENIKAHGLDSEVIELCLDHRERNTVKAIYDRSQRLEDRARLMQWWSNYLDEVKG